The Verrucomicrobiota bacterium genome has a segment encoding these proteins:
- a CDS encoding YraN family protein, producing the protein MKLYEKVKAFFAGKAEPEHLRTGKRGEQAAKKYLQGQGLKFLLANFRSGKGEIDLIFREADCLIFVEVKTRSSEDWTRPAAAVNLDKRRLVTQTARDYMRKLKDPRVKYRFDIVEVLMKDGAVREVRHLPAAFHAPTWRRK; encoded by the coding sequence GTGAAACTTTATGAAAAGGTCAAGGCGTTCTTTGCCGGCAAAGCGGAACCCGAACATCTACGCACGGGTAAACGCGGCGAGCAGGCTGCCAAGAAATATCTGCAAGGGCAAGGGCTCAAGTTTCTCCTCGCAAATTTTCGATCCGGCAAGGGTGAAATTGACCTGATATTTCGGGAGGCTGACTGCCTTATCTTCGTTGAGGTAAAGACCCGTTCCTCCGAAGACTGGACTCGCCCGGCAGCGGCGGTGAACCTGGACAAGCGGCGCCTCGTCACACAGACAGCCCGTGATTATATGCGCAAATTGAAAGATCCGCGCGTGAAATACCGGTTCGATATCGTGGAGGTGTTGATGAAGGATGGCGCTGTGCGAGAGGTGCGCCATTTACCGGCCGCCTTCCATGCGCCCACTTGGCGGCGGAAGTAG
- a CDS encoding PRC-barrel domain-containing protein, whose translation MKIKSNYSFVSLAATGKTLKTLAWIFALGTLPMAAPAAEPATHDDFRAIQQSVELIGLEVKDSQNQPLGKIKDLALDLENGRIVEVIVASGGFLGWGQRIVAVPPGAFEFDVAGETVSLNVSKAKFQAATAFSLSKWEEHCQSPRVAAAYRYFGQEPYFAADGKNSQTGNTATEPLGYFQRSSELIGLPVNNASDKRLGTVNAFMFDLRQGYVIHTVVQASGVFPTKSIIQTRALRFNATHDALCLDISTQAFRDRPRFQWTENPGSGDFKQEAYVNRKVAANLGTNTKQNVDEGIVSSYIPLAQGTSFRDVDKTHRIYSAMQADASLSKNAQNVEVGTLNGRTTLRGHVNSEAGKRAIGDIAEQAGKPENVSNLLEVRPVPLTYNAN comes from the coding sequence ATGAAAATAAAATCAAATTACTCGTTCGTGAGCTTAGCCGCCACGGGCAAAACGCTTAAAACACTTGCATGGATTTTTGCCCTCGGCACGTTGCCCATGGCCGCGCCGGCTGCGGAACCCGCCACCCATGATGATTTTCGAGCAATCCAACAATCGGTAGAGCTCATTGGCCTGGAGGTCAAGGATTCTCAGAACCAACCGCTGGGAAAAATCAAAGACCTCGCCCTGGACCTGGAAAATGGACGCATTGTTGAGGTGATCGTGGCCTCGGGCGGCTTTCTTGGCTGGGGGCAACGAATCGTCGCGGTGCCGCCTGGCGCATTTGAATTTGACGTGGCCGGTGAAACGGTCAGCCTCAACGTGTCCAAGGCGAAATTCCAGGCCGCGACTGCCTTCTCGCTGTCCAAGTGGGAGGAGCACTGCCAGAGCCCGCGCGTGGCAGCGGCTTATCGCTATTTCGGCCAGGAACCTTACTTTGCGGCGGACGGCAAGAACAGCCAGACGGGCAATACCGCCACCGAACCCCTGGGCTATTTCCAACGTTCCAGCGAGCTCATTGGCCTCCCTGTCAATAACGCGTCGGACAAGCGGCTGGGCACGGTAAACGCCTTCATGTTCGATCTTCGACAAGGATATGTCATCCACACCGTCGTCCAGGCTTCCGGAGTTTTCCCGACCAAGAGCATCATCCAAACCCGCGCGTTACGTTTCAATGCCACGCACGACGCGCTGTGTCTTGACATCTCCACCCAGGCTTTCCGCGACCGGCCTCGTTTTCAGTGGACCGAGAACCCAGGTTCTGGCGATTTTAAACAGGAAGCGTATGTAAACCGTAAAGTGGCGGCCAACCTTGGCACCAATACCAAGCAAAATGTGGACGAAGGCATTGTGAGTTCCTATATCCCGCTGGCGCAAGGCACCAGCTTTCGCGATGTGGACAAAACCCACCGCATTTACTCCGCCATGCAGGCGGATGCCAGCCTGTCAAAGAACGCCCAGAACGTGGAAGTCGGCACCCTTAACGGGCGAACCACCTTGCGTGGCCATGTCAACAGCGAAGCCGGCAAACGTGCTATTGGCGATATCGCGGAACAGGCTGGGAAACCGGAAAACGTGAGTAACCTGCTGGAAGTGCGACCGGTTCCCCTCACCTACAACGCGAACTAG